The Sphingomonas sp. IW22 genome window below encodes:
- a CDS encoding efflux RND transporter periplasmic adaptor subunit produces the protein MKSFYLAGAASLALLLAACGGKDGGNEATAEGAAANETAAGTEKGGAEGGHAGEGVVTLGADQIATAGVQVGRPIIGGAGTIELPAIIEGDPQGTQVVSAAIAGRVVALTRNLGQSVGRGQTIAVIESREAAQIKGEVEAARARLQLANSNLAREQRLFAQRVSPEQDLIAARTAATEARIALTQAQSMVSAAGVGGGGLNRLGIAAPISGQIIARPVTLGQTVAADAELYRIANLSQVSIALNLKPEDAGRVRPGNTVLVKAAGRQATARVTFVSPALDPQTRLVPALATLDNRGGEWRVGEPVTAAVQLTGSGGSGAVRVPTTAVQSFEGKSVVFVRTPTGFKATPVQLGDASGDTVIVRSGLTGNEQIATTGSFTLKAEIGKGEASHED, from the coding sequence ATGAAGAGCTTTTATCTCGCGGGCGCGGCGTCGCTCGCCCTGCTCTTGGCTGCCTGCGGCGGCAAGGATGGCGGAAACGAGGCAACTGCCGAAGGCGCAGCTGCCAATGAGACGGCAGCGGGCACGGAAAAGGGCGGTGCTGAAGGCGGTCATGCCGGTGAAGGCGTCGTCACATTGGGTGCCGACCAGATCGCCACAGCGGGCGTCCAGGTCGGACGGCCGATCATCGGCGGGGCCGGGACGATCGAGCTGCCCGCGATCATCGAGGGCGACCCACAGGGAACGCAGGTCGTCTCGGCCGCAATTGCGGGACGCGTGGTCGCGCTCACCCGTAACCTCGGCCAATCGGTCGGACGCGGCCAGACCATTGCGGTCATCGAAAGCCGCGAGGCGGCGCAGATCAAGGGCGAGGTCGAGGCGGCGCGGGCGCGGCTTCAGCTCGCTAATTCGAACCTCGCGCGCGAACAGCGGCTGTTCGCGCAGAGAGTCTCCCCTGAACAGGATCTGATCGCCGCCCGCACAGCGGCGACGGAGGCGCGGATCGCCCTGACGCAGGCGCAGAGCATGGTTTCGGCGGCGGGTGTCGGCGGCGGCGGGCTCAACCGGCTCGGCATTGCCGCGCCGATCTCGGGCCAGATCATTGCGCGCCCCGTGACGCTGGGACAAACGGTCGCGGCGGATGCCGAACTCTATCGCATCGCCAACCTGAGCCAGGTGTCGATCGCGCTTAATCTCAAGCCCGAGGATGCGGGCCGGGTGCGTCCCGGCAATACGGTGCTGGTGAAGGCGGCAGGCCGTCAGGCGACCGCCCGCGTGACCTTCGTGTCGCCGGCGCTTGATCCGCAGACGCGGCTCGTGCCTGCGCTCGCCACCCTCGACAATCGCGGTGGCGAATGGCGGGTCGGCGAGCCTGTGACGGCAGCCGTGCAGCTCACGGGCAGCGGCGGGAGCGGGGCGGTCCGCGTGCCGACGACGGCGGTCCAGAGTTTCGAGGGCAAGTCGGTCGTGTTCGTGCGCACGCCCACCGGCTTCAAGGCGACCCCGGTCCAGCTCGGCGATGCGTCGGGCGACACGGTGATCGTCCGGTCGGGCCTGACCGGCAACGAACAGATCGCCACCACCGGAAGTTTCACGCTCAAGGCCGAGATCGGCAAGGGCGAAGCGAGCCACGAGGATTAA